A genomic segment from Drosophila miranda strain MSH22 chromosome 3, D.miranda_PacBio2.1, whole genome shotgun sequence encodes:
- the LOC108159237 gene encoding uncharacterized protein LOC108159237 isoform X3 yields the protein MPTLHHEPPPSYDAVVLHEQQLLQQQQQHQQQLEQLQLQQQQILMQRISPPPGYRSSLDISTHHHPHGPVGGCSRGTPDGSVDAMASGSGAIRGGGAAAAAAGCGAAVNKELQLALNAQSCCSLQRAEVESMWNATEMESMWNAGAAAVAARRGNCLEMETLPPPPAVPLALQGRKHGGQQGFGLNTLGRRYLQQSHQHSHYRQGCPLCGKFRYEAEAEDEVSPCALSVESGLNMGSMRSSEVPPEDANENRMLASAELATCPCPCSNNCDNEDGNGNHMIGEAQTEDETNGNVQPATQEAINETTTTTITDVNDENDNASVAATSSARNEEELAAASQDLSNINENGFISLDMSKIIDRSGLPTYEGALKLESSGYV from the coding sequence ATGCCGACCCTGCACCACGAGCCGCCGCCCTCCTACGATGCGGTGGTGCTGCACGAGCAGCAGTTgctgcagcaacaacagcagcaccagcagcagctggagcagctccagctgcagcagcagcagatcctGATGCAGCGGATCTCGCCACCGCCCGGCTATCGATCCTCGCTGGACATCAGCACGCACCACCATCCCCACGGGCCGGTCGGCGGCTGCAGTCGTGGCACGCCCGATGGCAGTGTGGATGCCATGGCCAGTGGATCGGGGGCAatcagaggaggaggagcagctgcagctgcagctggatGCGGAGCCGCGGTCAACAAGGAACTGCAGCTGGCGCTGAACGCCCAATCCTGCTGCTCCCTGCAGCGGGCGGAGGTGGAGAGTATGTGGAATGCAACGGAAATGGAGAGCATGTGGAATGCAGGGGCGGCTGCGGTTGCCGCCCGACGTGGAAATTGCCTGGAAATGGAAACACTGCCGCCACCACCAGCGGTACCTCTGGCCCTGCAGGGCAGGAAGCACGGTGGTCAGCAAGGCTTCGGGCTGAACACCTTGGGGCGTCGCTACCTGCAGCAGAGCCACCAGCACAGTCACTACCGACAGGGCTGTCCGCTGTGTGGCAAGTTCCGCTACGAGGCGGAAGCGGAAGATGAGGTCAGCCCATGTGCCTTGTCTGTGGAAAGCGGCCTCAATATGGGCTCCATGAGGAGCAGCGAAGTGCCGCCAGAGGATGCCAACGAAAATAGAATGTTGGCAAGTGCTGAGCTGGCAACAtgtccctgcccctgctccaACAACTGCGACAACGAGGATGGAAACGGCAACCACATGATTGGCGAAGCCCAGACAGAAGATGAGACAAATGGGAATGTCCAACCCGCAACACAGGAAGCAATCAACGAGACAACCACCACAACCATCACCGATGTCAACGATGAAAATGACAACGCATCTGTGGCAGCCACGTCATCGGCCAGGAATGAGGAGGAGCTGGCTGCTGCCAGCCAGGATTTAAGCAACATCAACGAGAACGGCTTTATCAGCCTGGACATGAGCAAAATCATTGACAGATCGGGTCTGCCCACTTATGAGGGAGCCCTGAAGCTGGAGTCCAGTGGCTATGTGTAG